A stretch of Nymphalis io chromosome 29, ilAglIoxx1.1, whole genome shotgun sequence DNA encodes these proteins:
- the LOC126779583 gene encoding glycerophosphodiester phosphodiesterase 1 isoform X1: MFLAIFTFLYSSIYYLITFLFTFISTLQAVLPLGVDVGLLGVAVYYLTRLKKPEQCNVDSIFGPEPGSKEGMMHPEKVVKCIAHRGACFDAPENTLEAFKYCVERDCNFVELDVRTSRDGHLVLLHDKGLERLTGGTITDVKSMDWDSIKNIDVGATHPNRHQFKEVHLCRLDDALDYLLSNDVRMIIDVKGEDKQVVNGIIDTFASRPTLYKFAAVTTFNPFILYQIRKRDPQIVGAISYRPYCFSAQDYDAENGPSNPRFGDRLVLHAALRAADALHALTWRRAARWSAASAVLLHKDAVSPSEVLYWRTLGIRCVGWCVNRPLEKLYWRGVLKAAYLSNTLLGEPEVEQKKERDKRSGLSLRPGPIVDKILETEKRMTSGQN, encoded by the exons ATGTTCTTAGCGATATTTACTTTCTTATAcagtagtatatattatttaataacatttttattcacaTTTATATCGACATTACAAGCAGTTCTGCCGCTTGGAGTGGATGTGGGCTTGTTAGGAGTTGCTGTTTATTATTTGACGAGATTAAAGAAACCAGAGCAGTGCAATGTTGATAGTATATTCGGTCCGGAGCCCGGATCGAAGGAAGGGATGATGCATCCTGAGAAAGTGGTCAAATGCATCGCTCATAGAGGCGCTTGTTTTGATGCGCCGGAGAATACTTTGGAAGCGTTTAAATAT TGTGTTGAGAGAGATTGTAATTTTGTGGAATTGGATGTGAGGACCTCTAGGGATGGTCACTTAGTGCTCTTACATGATAAAGGTCTGGAACGGCTGACGGGTGGTACCATAACGGATGTCAAGTCTATGGACTGGGatagcataaaaaatatagatgtgGGTGCTACACACCCAAACAG ACATCAGTTCAAAGAAGTCCACCTGTGTCGTCTCGACGATGCTCTGGACTATCTCCTTTCAAACGACGTTAGAATGATAATTGATGTAAAAGGAGAAGACAAACAG GTTGTAAATGGTATCATAGATACATTTGCATCACGACCAACGCTGTACAAGTTCGCCGCTGTAACAACGTTCAATCCATTCATATTGTATCAG atacgtAAAAGGGACCCGCAGATAGTCGGCGCTATCAGCTACCGTCCTTATTGCTTCAGCGCGCAGGATTATGACGCTGAGAACGGTCCAAGTAACCCGAG GTTTGGTGACCGGCTGGTGCTGCACGCGGCGCTGCGAGCGGCTGATGCGCTGCATGCGCTGACgtggcgccgcgccgcgcgctgGTCCGCCGCCAGCGCCGTGCTGCTGCACAAGGACGCCGTCAGCCC aagCGAAGTGTTGTATTGGCGAACGTTGGGTATCCGCTGTGTGGGTTGGTGCGTTAACAGGCCCCTGGAGAAGCTCTACTGGAGAGGGGTTCTGAAGGCCGCCTACCTCTCCAACACGCTGCTGGGCGAGCCCGAG gtCGAACAAAAGAAAGAGCGAGACAAAAGATCGGGTCTCTCTCTCCGTCCGGGACCGATAgttgataaaatattagaaacggAAAAACGCATGACGTCAGGGCAGAATtag
- the LOC126779583 gene encoding glycerophosphodiester phosphodiesterase 1 isoform X2 — MFLAIFTFLYSSIYYLITFLFTFISTLQAVLPLGVDVGLLGVAVYYLTRLKKPEQCNVDSIFGPEPGSKEGMMHPEKVVKCIAHRGACFDAPENTLEAFKYCVERDCNFVELDVRTSRDGHLVLLHDKGLERLTGGTITDVKSMDWDSIKNIDVGATHPNRHQFKEVHLCRLDDALDYLLSNDVRMIIDVKGEDKQVVNGIIDTFASRPTLYKFAAVTTFNPFILYQIRKRDPQIVGAISYRPYCFSAQDYDAENGPSNPRFGDRLVLHAALRAADALHALTWRRAARWSAASAVLLHKDAVSPSEVLYWRTLGIRCVGWCVNRPLEKLYWRGVLKAAYLSNTLLGEPEVEERRDAIKEIEKETE; from the exons ATGTTCTTAGCGATATTTACTTTCTTATAcagtagtatatattatttaataacatttttattcacaTTTATATCGACATTACAAGCAGTTCTGCCGCTTGGAGTGGATGTGGGCTTGTTAGGAGTTGCTGTTTATTATTTGACGAGATTAAAGAAACCAGAGCAGTGCAATGTTGATAGTATATTCGGTCCGGAGCCCGGATCGAAGGAAGGGATGATGCATCCTGAGAAAGTGGTCAAATGCATCGCTCATAGAGGCGCTTGTTTTGATGCGCCGGAGAATACTTTGGAAGCGTTTAAATAT TGTGTTGAGAGAGATTGTAATTTTGTGGAATTGGATGTGAGGACCTCTAGGGATGGTCACTTAGTGCTCTTACATGATAAAGGTCTGGAACGGCTGACGGGTGGTACCATAACGGATGTCAAGTCTATGGACTGGGatagcataaaaaatatagatgtgGGTGCTACACACCCAAACAG ACATCAGTTCAAAGAAGTCCACCTGTGTCGTCTCGACGATGCTCTGGACTATCTCCTTTCAAACGACGTTAGAATGATAATTGATGTAAAAGGAGAAGACAAACAG GTTGTAAATGGTATCATAGATACATTTGCATCACGACCAACGCTGTACAAGTTCGCCGCTGTAACAACGTTCAATCCATTCATATTGTATCAG atacgtAAAAGGGACCCGCAGATAGTCGGCGCTATCAGCTACCGTCCTTATTGCTTCAGCGCGCAGGATTATGACGCTGAGAACGGTCCAAGTAACCCGAG GTTTGGTGACCGGCTGGTGCTGCACGCGGCGCTGCGAGCGGCTGATGCGCTGCATGCGCTGACgtggcgccgcgccgcgcgctgGTCCGCCGCCAGCGCCGTGCTGCTGCACAAGGACGCCGTCAGCCC aagCGAAGTGTTGTATTGGCGAACGTTGGGTATCCGCTGTGTGGGTTGGTGCGTTAACAGGCCCCTGGAGAAGCTCTACTGGAGAGGGGTTCTGAAGGCCGCCTACCTCTCCAACACGCTGCTGGGCGAGCCCGAG GTCGAGGAGCGACGTGACGCTATTAAAGAAATCGAGAAAGAGACGGAATAA